The following are from one region of the Mannheimia granulomatis genome:
- the yacG gene encoding DNA gyrase inhibitor YacG, with product MSETIVNCPTCEKEVVWNKESKYRPFCSERCQLIDLGDWAAEKHSIASVENEVFSEELERY from the coding sequence ATGTCAGAAACTATCGTAAATTGCCCAACTTGTGAAAAAGAAGTAGTATGGAATAAAGAAAGTAAATACCGCCCGTTTTGTAGTGAGCGTTGCCAACTCATTGATTTGGGTGATTGGGCAGCGGAAAAACACTCTATTGCCAGTGTTGAAAATGAGGTATTTAGTGAGGAATTGGAACGTTACTAG
- the coaE gene encoding dephospho-CoA kinase (Dephospho-CoA kinase (CoaE) performs the final step in coenzyme A biosynthesis.), whose amino-acid sequence MTYVVGLTGGIGSGKTTVSNLFAELGVEIIDADIVARQVVEKGSPLLEKIAERFGESILTAEKELDRNALRQIVFNNEVEKDWLNNLLHPAIREEMVKKLAESTACYVIWVVPLLIENKLTEFCDRILVVDVLPKIQLERAAKRDQNKVETIQKIIAAQVSREERLSYADDIIENNESLEQGLAKIQQKVNALHQQYLEFAKNKEPQCQKLS is encoded by the coding sequence ATGACTTATGTTGTAGGGCTAACAGGTGGAATCGGCAGTGGTAAAACTACAGTTTCTAATCTCTTTGCCGAGCTAGGTGTGGAAATTATTGATGCGGATATTGTCGCCCGCCAAGTGGTAGAAAAAGGCTCGCCACTATTAGAAAAAATCGCTGAGCGTTTTGGAGAGTCCATTTTAACTGCTGAAAAAGAGCTAGACCGCAATGCACTTCGCCAAATTGTATTTAACAATGAAGTGGAAAAAGATTGGCTGAATAATTTGCTTCATCCAGCTATTCGAGAAGAAATGGTAAAAAAATTGGCAGAATCGACCGCTTGTTATGTGATTTGGGTTGTGCCACTTTTAATTGAAAACAAACTTACTGAATTTTGCGACCGTATTTTAGTTGTCGATGTACTTCCTAAAATTCAGTTAGAGCGAGCAGCCAAGCGCGATCAAAATAAGGTAGAGACCATTCAAAAAATTATTGCAGCCCAAGTTAGTCGAGAAGAACGATTAAGCTATGCCGATGATATTATTGAAAATAATGAATCACTCGAACAAGGTTTAGCAAAAATTCAGCAAAAAGTTAATGCATTACATCAGCAATATTTAGAATTCGCTAAAAATAAGGAACCTCAATGTCAGAAACTATCGTAA
- a CDS encoding helix-turn-helix domain-containing protein, which produces MSKLTTLDGFIAELPKERQDKIHQMTEELILEAGLSMLREDLDISQKELAKALGVSQPAVVQMEQRGNDIKLSTLKRYVEAMGGKLSLAVQMPTGNSRIFRI; this is translated from the coding sequence ATGAGTAAACTAACAACTTTAGATGGATTTATTGCCGAATTACCAAAAGAAAGGCAAGACAAAATTCATCAAATGACTGAAGAACTAATTTTAGAAGCCGGACTTTCTATGCTGCGTGAAGATCTGGACATTTCCCAAAAAGAGCTGGCTAAAGCATTGGGCGTTTCTCAGCCTGCAGTTGTTCAGATGGAACAGCGAGGTAATGATATTAAACTTTCTACCTTAAAGCGTTATGTGGAAGCAATGGGTGGCAAGTTAAGCCTTGCGGTGCAAATGCCGACAGGTAACAGCCGAATTTTCAGAATTTAA
- a CDS encoding prepilin peptidase, with translation MWVIFSIFAAFYLKAEIPKFTKRTNQQIYQDTASLVNLDFSEQHFLAKSKLRPKQSQWANLFFVLFPLITLFSESPMVVGIFILLCFLSLLDICYYLADLRAIILIFLLVLVETLTNFHNETLLFTLLFCIFITIFSQIMFKKETFGSGDMLLLCALSPLFESEKMLLLMLIASLLGIFTYGLYWRWHKRKLEKLPFIPFISIATAIVYLT, from the coding sequence ATGTGGGTGATTTTCTCAATTTTTGCCGCATTTTATCTGAAAGCGGAAATTCCCAAATTTACAAAGCGAACCAATCAACAGATTTATCAAGATACCGCTTCGTTAGTTAATCTTGATTTTTCAGAACAGCACTTTTTAGCAAAATCAAAGCTTCGGCCCAAACAAAGCCAATGGGCGAATCTCTTTTTTGTGCTTTTCCCGTTGATAACTTTGTTTTCCGAAAGCCCGATGGTGGTTGGCATTTTTATTTTGCTTTGTTTTTTATCGCTACTGGATATCTGCTATTACCTTGCCGATCTGCGCGCGATTATTTTGATCTTCCTACTGGTTTTAGTAGAAACGCTAACTAACTTTCATAATGAAACCCTGCTTTTTACCCTCTTATTTTGCATCTTTATCACCATTTTTTCGCAAATTATGTTTAAAAAAGAAACCTTCGGCTCAGGTGATATGCTACTGTTATGTGCGTTATCTCCCCTGTTTGAGTCGGAAAAAATGCTATTACTGATGCTAATTGCAAGCCTGCTTGGGATTTTTACTTATGGGCTTTATTGGCGATGGCATAAGAGAAAACTCGAAAAACTGCCTTTTATTCCTTTTATAAGTATTGCAACAGCGATTGTATATTTAACTTGA
- a CDS encoding type II secretion system F family protein, translating into MLKIYEYHWKAVDRFQQKRYGKQLAGSRIALENSLIAKGYHQIRISRNFVLSQNPKKEEVNQFLSQLALLVNSAIPFKQALSMILQNCHNIRLYQWLAELIQLIEHGYTFSQSLQKLDKFITNQEIQLIRMGEQSGKLGIILTNLAKSRMKSEKLAKKVKKILFYPVIVLLISLALSIGLLVFIVPQFAELYGSKAKSLPFITDVLFGLSRFLLEQKISLLVLLLLAVIFFLFFANKLKFLRLLKMRLLSNMPVFSKIIAHSRIVFFSQNLSLMLNAHIPLEMALNSFLSEKSDDPILQYEVQCMLDLLKQGYRFSEGINPTVFGSDLVQMMDIGEKSGNLAKMGEHISEIYQHKLDYQIDILSQLLEPVLMLIMGIIVGTIIIGLYLPIFDMGNLME; encoded by the coding sequence ATGCTTAAAATTTATGAATACCACTGGAAAGCCGTTGATCGTTTTCAGCAAAAACGTTACGGCAAGCAGCTGGCAGGTAGTCGGATAGCACTAGAAAATAGCCTGATTGCTAAGGGATATCATCAAATTCGTATCAGTCGTAATTTTGTGCTGTCGCAAAATCCAAAAAAGGAAGAGGTAAATCAGTTTCTATCGCAACTTGCCTTATTGGTTAATTCAGCAATTCCGTTTAAACAAGCGTTATCGATGATTTTACAAAATTGCCATAATATTCGACTTTATCAATGGCTGGCTGAGCTAATTCAATTGATTGAACATGGCTATACTTTTTCACAATCGCTGCAAAAGTTGGATAAATTTATTACGAATCAAGAAATCCAATTGATAAGAATGGGGGAACAGAGTGGGAAGCTAGGTATAATTTTGACAAATTTAGCTAAAAGCCGAATGAAATCAGAAAAGCTTGCGAAAAAAGTGAAGAAAATTTTATTTTATCCTGTGATTGTATTATTGATTTCACTCGCACTTTCTATCGGTTTATTGGTGTTTATCGTTCCTCAATTTGCCGAGCTTTACGGCTCAAAAGCAAAAAGCTTACCTTTTATTACAGATGTGCTATTTGGGCTTTCCCGTTTTTTGCTGGAACAGAAAATAAGTTTACTGGTTCTGCTGCTACTAGCGGTTATTTTTTTCCTGTTTTTTGCAAATAAACTTAAATTCTTGCGGCTGCTAAAAATGCGATTACTGTCTAATATGCCTGTATTTAGCAAGATTATTGCGCATTCCCGCATTGTATTTTTCAGCCAAAATCTCTCTCTAATGCTCAATGCTCATATTCCGTTGGAAATGGCATTAAATTCATTTTTATCTGAAAAGAGTGATGATCCGATTTTACAATATGAAGTTCAATGTATGCTGGATTTATTAAAGCAAGGTTATCGATTTTCAGAAGGTATAAACCCAACAGTGTTTGGCTCGGATTTGGTTCAAATGATGGATATTGGTGAGAAAAGCGGTAATTTAGCAAAAATGGGCGAGCATATTAGCGAGATTTATCAGCATAAACTAGATTACCAAATAGATATTCTCTCCCAATTGTTAGAGCCTGTGCTGATGTTAATTATGGGAATAATTGTTGGCACTATTATTATTGGTCTGTATCTACCAATTTTTGATATGGGCAACCTGATGGAGTAG